The following coding sequences are from one Scomber japonicus isolate fScoJap1 chromosome 3, fScoJap1.pri, whole genome shotgun sequence window:
- the kcnab2a gene encoding voltage-gated potassium channel subunit beta-2 isoform X3 translates to MQVSLVCTDHRGGVSRTTEDRLNRQNANSPSTGTRSKFRAVAMVARSLGQLSVQSVPSSSEQSMKTGMKYRNLGKSGLRVSCLGLGTWVTFGGQITDEMAEQLMTLAYENGINLFDTAEVYAAGKAEVVLGNIIKKKGWRRSSLVITTKIFWGGKAETERGLSRKHIIEGLKASLERLQLDYVDVVFANRPDPNTPMEGNISIASVSLIFFLCVFVFTETVRAMTHVINQGMAMYWGTSRWSPMEIMEAYSVARQFNQIPPICEQAEYHMFQREKVEVQLPELFHKIGVGAMTWSPLACGIISGKYDGRVPPYSRASLKGYQWLKDKILSEEGRRQQAKLKELQAIAERLGCTLPQLAIAWCLRNEGVSSVLLGASNTDQLMENIGAIQVLPKLSSSITHEVDSILGNKPYSKKDYRS, encoded by the exons ATGCAGGTGTCATTAGTGTGCACGGACCATCGTGGGGGGGTGAGCCGCACCACAGAGGACCGGCTAAACCGCCAAAATGCCAACAGCCCCAGCACAGGCACCCGCAGCAAGTTCAGAGCAGTGGCAATGGTGGCTCGCAGTCTTGGACAACTCTCTGTTCAGAGTGTGCCTTCCTCCAGTGAGCAAAGCATGAAGACTGGCATGAAGTATAG AAACCTTGGGAAGTCAGGCCTGCGGGTGTCCTGCCTCGGATTAG gAACATGGGTGACGTTCGGTGGACAGATAACAGATGAG ATGGCAGAGCAGCTGATGACTCTGGCCTATGAAAATGGTATCAATCTGTTTGACACAGCGGAGGTCTACGCTGCTGGAAA GGCAGAGGTGGTGCTTGGGAACATcataaagaagaaaggatggag acGTTCAAGTCTGGTGATAACAACGAAAATCTTCTGGGGCGGAAA AGCGGAAACTGAAAGAGGTTTATCCCGAAAACACATTATAGAAG GTTTAAAAGCATCTCTAGAAAGACTGCAGTTAGACTACGTTGATGTGGTTTTTGCGAACAGACCGGACCCTAATACACCTATGGAAGGTAATATTTCTATAGCATCT gtgtctttaattttttttttgtgtgtatttgtattcacAGAAACGGTGCGAGCAATGACCCATGTGATAAATCAAGGCATGGCCATGTACTGGGGGACATCCCGCTGGAGCCCAATGGAGATAATG GAAGCCTATTCTGTGGCACGACAGTTCAACCAGATTCCTCCTATCTGTGAGCAGGCTGAGTACCACATGTTTCAGAGAGAGAAGGTGGAGGTACAACTACCTGAGCTCTTCCATAAGATAG GTGTGGGGGCCATGACGTGGTCACCACTAGCCTGCGGGATCATTTCAGGGAAATATGATGGCAGGGTGCCTCCCTACTCTCGGGCCTCTCTGAAG GGTTACCAGTGGTTGAAGGACAAGATCTTGAGCGAGGAGGGCCGGCGTCAGCAGGCGAAGTTGAAAGAGCTGCAGGCAATCGCGGAGCGGCTGGGCTGCACTCTGCCCCAACTCGCCATCG CGTGGTGCCTACGGAACGAGGGAGTGAGCTCTGTCCTTTTAGGGGCGTCCAACACCGACCAGCTGATGGAGAACATCGGAGCGATACAG GTTCTTCCAAAGTTGTCATCGTCCATCACACACGAGGTGGACAGCATCCTGGGGAACAAGCCGTACAGTAAAAAGGACTACCGCTCCTAA
- the kcnab2a gene encoding voltage-gated potassium channel subunit beta-2 isoform X6, protein MQVSLVCTDHRGGVSRTTEDRLNRQNANSPSTGTRSKFRAVAMVARSLGQLSVQSVPSSSEQSMKTGMKYRNLGKSGLRVSCLGLGTWVTFGGQITDEMAEQLMTLAYENGINLFDTAEVYAAGKAEVVLGNIIKKKGWRRSSLVITTKIFWGGKAETERGLSRKHIIEETVRAMTHVINQGMAMYWGTSRWSPMEIMEAYSVARQFNQIPPICEQAEYHMFQREKVEVQLPELFHKIGVGAMTWSPLACGIISGKYDGRVPPYSRASLKGYQWLKDKILSEEGRRQQAKLKELQAIAERLGCTLPQLAIAWCLRNEGVSSVLLGASNTDQLMENIGAIQVLPKLSSSITHEVDSILGNKPYSKKDYRS, encoded by the exons ATGCAGGTGTCATTAGTGTGCACGGACCATCGTGGGGGGGTGAGCCGCACCACAGAGGACCGGCTAAACCGCCAAAATGCCAACAGCCCCAGCACAGGCACCCGCAGCAAGTTCAGAGCAGTGGCAATGGTGGCTCGCAGTCTTGGACAACTCTCTGTTCAGAGTGTGCCTTCCTCCAGTGAGCAAAGCATGAAGACTGGCATGAAGTATAG AAACCTTGGGAAGTCAGGCCTGCGGGTGTCCTGCCTCGGATTAG gAACATGGGTGACGTTCGGTGGACAGATAACAGATGAG ATGGCAGAGCAGCTGATGACTCTGGCCTATGAAAATGGTATCAATCTGTTTGACACAGCGGAGGTCTACGCTGCTGGAAA GGCAGAGGTGGTGCTTGGGAACATcataaagaagaaaggatggag acGTTCAAGTCTGGTGATAACAACGAAAATCTTCTGGGGCGGAAA AGCGGAAACTGAAAGAGGTTTATCCCGAAAACACATTATAGAAG AAACGGTGCGAGCAATGACCCATGTGATAAATCAAGGCATGGCCATGTACTGGGGGACATCCCGCTGGAGCCCAATGGAGATAATG GAAGCCTATTCTGTGGCACGACAGTTCAACCAGATTCCTCCTATCTGTGAGCAGGCTGAGTACCACATGTTTCAGAGAGAGAAGGTGGAGGTACAACTACCTGAGCTCTTCCATAAGATAG GTGTGGGGGCCATGACGTGGTCACCACTAGCCTGCGGGATCATTTCAGGGAAATATGATGGCAGGGTGCCTCCCTACTCTCGGGCCTCTCTGAAG GGTTACCAGTGGTTGAAGGACAAGATCTTGAGCGAGGAGGGCCGGCGTCAGCAGGCGAAGTTGAAAGAGCTGCAGGCAATCGCGGAGCGGCTGGGCTGCACTCTGCCCCAACTCGCCATCG CGTGGTGCCTACGGAACGAGGGAGTGAGCTCTGTCCTTTTAGGGGCGTCCAACACCGACCAGCTGATGGAGAACATCGGAGCGATACAG GTTCTTCCAAAGTTGTCATCGTCCATCACACACGAGGTGGACAGCATCCTGGGGAACAAGCCGTACAGTAAAAAGGACTACCGCTCCTAA
- the kcnab2a gene encoding voltage-gated potassium channel subunit beta-2 isoform X4: MQVSLVCTDHRGGVSRTTEDRLNRQNANSPSTGTRSKFRAVAMVARSLGQLSVQSVPSSSEQSMKTGMKYRNLGKSGLRVSCLGLGTWVTFGGQITDEMAEQLMTLAYENGINLFDTAEVYAAGKAEVVLGNIIKKKGWRRSSLVITTKIFWGGKAETERGLSRKHIIEGLKASLERLQLDYVDVVFANRPDPNTPMEETVRAMTHVINQGMAMYWGTSRWSPMEIMEAYSVARQFNQIPPICEQAEYHMFQREKVEVQLPELFHKIGVGAMTWSPLACGIISGKYDGRVPPYSRASLKGYQWLKDKILSEEGRRQQAKLKELQAIAERLGCTLPQLAIAWCLRNEGVSSVLLGASNTDQLMENIGAIQVLPKLSSSITHEVDSILGNKPYSKKDYRS; encoded by the exons ATGCAGGTGTCATTAGTGTGCACGGACCATCGTGGGGGGGTGAGCCGCACCACAGAGGACCGGCTAAACCGCCAAAATGCCAACAGCCCCAGCACAGGCACCCGCAGCAAGTTCAGAGCAGTGGCAATGGTGGCTCGCAGTCTTGGACAACTCTCTGTTCAGAGTGTGCCTTCCTCCAGTGAGCAAAGCATGAAGACTGGCATGAAGTATAG AAACCTTGGGAAGTCAGGCCTGCGGGTGTCCTGCCTCGGATTAG gAACATGGGTGACGTTCGGTGGACAGATAACAGATGAG ATGGCAGAGCAGCTGATGACTCTGGCCTATGAAAATGGTATCAATCTGTTTGACACAGCGGAGGTCTACGCTGCTGGAAA GGCAGAGGTGGTGCTTGGGAACATcataaagaagaaaggatggag acGTTCAAGTCTGGTGATAACAACGAAAATCTTCTGGGGCGGAAA AGCGGAAACTGAAAGAGGTTTATCCCGAAAACACATTATAGAAG GTTTAAAAGCATCTCTAGAAAGACTGCAGTTAGACTACGTTGATGTGGTTTTTGCGAACAGACCGGACCCTAATACACCTATGGAAG AAACGGTGCGAGCAATGACCCATGTGATAAATCAAGGCATGGCCATGTACTGGGGGACATCCCGCTGGAGCCCAATGGAGATAATG GAAGCCTATTCTGTGGCACGACAGTTCAACCAGATTCCTCCTATCTGTGAGCAGGCTGAGTACCACATGTTTCAGAGAGAGAAGGTGGAGGTACAACTACCTGAGCTCTTCCATAAGATAG GTGTGGGGGCCATGACGTGGTCACCACTAGCCTGCGGGATCATTTCAGGGAAATATGATGGCAGGGTGCCTCCCTACTCTCGGGCCTCTCTGAAG GGTTACCAGTGGTTGAAGGACAAGATCTTGAGCGAGGAGGGCCGGCGTCAGCAGGCGAAGTTGAAAGAGCTGCAGGCAATCGCGGAGCGGCTGGGCTGCACTCTGCCCCAACTCGCCATCG CGTGGTGCCTACGGAACGAGGGAGTGAGCTCTGTCCTTTTAGGGGCGTCCAACACCGACCAGCTGATGGAGAACATCGGAGCGATACAG GTTCTTCCAAAGTTGTCATCGTCCATCACACACGAGGTGGACAGCATCCTGGGGAACAAGCCGTACAGTAAAAAGGACTACCGCTCCTAA